In Miscanthus floridulus cultivar M001 chromosome 8, ASM1932011v1, whole genome shotgun sequence, the sequence CTTTTCGATCTTACCGTATGAAAAGGGGTGCTGCTTAGGAAAAATAGATGAATGAACTGGTAGGATTTGGCTTGGTTTCCTGAAACTTGAGAAAATATGGATGATCATGGGGCAATTTTACCTTTCTATCATTCTAGAATGTGCTTGAGCGCTTGAATGGTGTATGAAATGGTATGCTTGGGGTCCTGATGAGCGATCATCAATAATGTTTTTCCATGAACAGCGTGCGTGCAAAGCAATGTTTCGCCGCTTGGTCTTATCTTTCCTGAAGTGTGCCTGTTATGCTGCTCATATGTTTTTTTTTGGTGCTTATAAAAAGAACAGATGAATCGGTAAGATTTGTTTTCCTGAACCTGAGGAAACATGGATGATGCTGTGTGCTTGAGCAAGAATGTGAAATTGCATGCCTGAATTCTGACGAGTGATGATTCATCATGCTTTTTTGTCATTCTGATATGCTTGTGGAGTAGCGTTCTATTCTATCTGTCGATATGATCTTTTATGTTTGCTTTGTTGTTCCTACTTTCTGAACTGTGCTGACAACAAACTGACTGCACCGCAAGTCCGCAAGAGGATAGCAAAATCAGGCGTTCATGTTTTGCATGTTCTGTTTCCGTGGTCAGTTATACCTTTAATTTTAGTTTATTTACATTTTTTGAATCAGAATGGTACGCCAAAAATGAGTGGACTTCAAGCACAACTCAAATCATTTGTATATAAGTTGCACTTAAAAGTGACTCGAAAGTATATGAGTTGCACTAGAGTAACCCGAAAATCCACCGAACCACACGTACAATTCAATCTCTCTCTAGCCCCTTTTCCCGATGAGCGAGAGCAGTGGAAACAGCTTCTGTTCTAGCGGTGCTGGGCCGCAAGCCTGCAGGCGAGGCTAGCTGGATTAGGCCCATGGGCTTACACCAACCCTAACCAACGCAGGAAAAGGAGCCCCCAAATGCTCGGCCAGTTCAGTTCAGCGGCACCGTCGTGCCTCGACGACGGCCGCAAGCAGGTGAGGACGGGCGGTGACTAGCGGGCGCGTAGGCCGGCGTCGGCCCCGCAGCGACGGGGTACGGTGCGTCGACACGCGGGACTGCGACTTGGGGATTGATTCTCCTCGGTGTGAGCAAACCAAACCCAAATCCCTCTCTTTCTTCCTTCGTCCCTATCCAGTTGATTTGGTTGCGGATTTCTTAGATGCGGCCTCTCATTGATCGGAATTATCCATCCACCTGTGGTCTGTTAGATTAggttctctctcttcttctccggCGCGTGCGCGCGGGATCGAAAGGTAGGGTTTGGGCCCCAAAGTTCGTCTTCGGGGACAGCACTAACAGCGGCGGCGATGGACTACACCAACGCCATCCACATCATCCCGGACGCCGCAGGCCCCGACGCCTGGACCAACGCGGCGCCGTCCACGGGCGGGGACGCCGCCATCTGGGCGACCGAGGACGACTACCGCCAGTGGAACGCCGACCCGGGCTACGGCGACCGGAACCCGTCCTCGCGGGCCGGGAGCGAGCAGCCGCCGCCGGGCAAGAAAGCtcgcggcgggggcggcggcagCGATGGTGGGGGCGGGAGCAGCACGAGCAAGTCGCGCGCCATCGGCAAGATGTTCTTCAAGACCAAGCTCTGCTGCAAGTTCCGGGCCGGGACCTGCCCCTACGTCACCAACTGCAACTTCGCGCACGGCATGGAGGAGCTCCGCAAGCCGCCGCCCAACTGGCAGGAGATCGTGGCCGCCCACGAGGAGGCCACGGAGCAGCGGGAGGAGCACCAGATCCCCATCATGACCTCTGGAAGTGTCGTCGCTGGagacagtggcggcggcggctcgcaGGGGGGCAGGGCGTACAAGGGCCGCCACTGCAAGAAGTTCTATACTGAAGAGGGCTGCCCCTATGGTGACGCGTGCACCTTCCTGCACGATGAGCAGTCCAAGGCGCGGGAGAGCGTGGCCATCAGTCTCTCGCCAACGGTTGGTGGTGGGGGATACAATGCTGCTGCCTCTGCCAATGGAGTGATGGTGCAGAAGCCGTCCAACTGGAAGACGAGGATCTGTAACAAGTGGGAGATGACTGGATACTGCCCATTTGGGAGCAAATGCCACTTTGCTCATGGTTCTGCTGGTGAGTCTCTGGTTCGTATGAGCCTTTAATCATCAAATTGTTATACTTCCTGCTCCATCAATTTAGGACCTGATTTATTCAATTATGATTCGTGTTTCTTTCAAGTAGTTTGTGCATGATACTATGTTGTTGTTTACTTCTAGTAGAAACATTGTAGTCCTTAATGTTAGCCACAGTATTAAGTTTCATAGGTTGGATTACTGATTTTGTTTCATAATTGGCGACAATACATGGTAGTATAATTTGAAATGTTGTTTCATTGAATTAATTTTCAGTCGTGTGATTGAAGTTTATGCATAATTTCTGACATGCTAATGAATCGCCAGGAAAAAAAAATGTTGGGGGTTATAAGATCTTTATGGTTTCTGGAGTAAACCATGCTGGTTTATGTAGTTTCTTCATAGTAGTATCTCTGATTTGAACTACTGTTTTGTCAATTATTTTTCAGTCATATGATTGGAAGTATATGCTGCGATTCTCAATACACTAATGAATTCCTAGAAGAAATATGTTTGGGCTGTGAGATGTTTATGGTTTATGAGTGAACCATGCCGGTAGGTGTTGACATGTAGCATATACTGAATTCTTGCGGGGTTTGGTTGGTTTCAAAGTTTGTGATTTCTGAGTGAGGGTGTGTCATTGATCAGAATGTAGTTCCATAGTCTGCCTTTTGTTTTCGATTTTGTGGACATTATTATGCTGGGTTGGGTTCGGTGGCAGCAAAATAAGCTTATCCGATAGCTTTCTACAATCGTGGTACTACAAGCTGTAATGCAATTATTCATAAGCATTTCATAAATTTTGGCCTTTGTCTGTGTCAAGTTTTCATTTCTGTTCAGCCAATGAGCTATTGGGTGTCGTACAAAAAGTATCACTTGCCCAGTTACCTGCCTTTTTGAGGGTTTGTGTTTGTGCTGCTTCAGGGTCAGCTATGGACATGTGGTATTTCTGTTGCAATTTTTATCTTGTGCTGCCTTAAATCAGTTATGGACATATGGTATTGCTGTTGCAGTCCTTCATCCTGCATAGCACATTTCTGTTTCATGTCTTGCCTGAGGTGATCCTTTGAGAAAGGATATTTTTCATTGCAAATACAGAATTGCAGTCAGGTGGATGATTGGTGCTTGGATCATGGGCAACTATTTTTTTAATACACCAGCTAGTTCATTTAGGCACAACGACATACAAGTTCTTTGTTTTATTAAAAGTCTTAACATGTTTTAGCTATAATTGCAGAACTTCACAAGTATGGAGGGGGCCTTGTGGACATAGATGGCAGGGATATCGCGTCCACTCCTGACTCGAAGCAAGCTGGTGCTTCTGCTAAAGCTCCTGCAGAGTCTGCTGCTGCGTCCACTGCTATGCCCCCTCATGCAGACGTGTACCATCTCGGCATCCAGTCCCAGCGCTCCACCATCGTCAGCCAGAGATCTGGACAACTGCAGAGGCCCATTCAGAAGTGGAAGGGCCCTGACAAGATCAGCAGGATCTATGGTGATTGGATAGATGAGAATGAGTAGGAAGGATCTATGGTATAGGCCGAAGGGAGGCTGTTAGTATCTGTCCGACTCTGCTTCAGCTGGTGAAGGTTTACCAGGCATAGAAAGATCTAGTTAGCATTGCAAAACCTTGTCTCGACACAATGCAGGGTGTTTGTCTTATGTTATGTTTCTGCTTGTCCTGCTGTTGTCACTGTTGTAAACATGCTTAACAGCTTAAGTCTTCTTCCGTGGAACTCAGTCTCATTGCTATGCTTGCGTAATTTGTGTGCTAGAGCATATAGTTCAAAGTCATGGTGCATCCTGTACAGTTGGCTGAATGCGGATTGTTCAGGTGCGTCCGTGACCTTTTGTTGGTTCTTGTTTTCGGGCTATTATTTAGCTGGATACCCCAGCCTTGCTCTTTGCCCATTGACCAGTGCGTTCTGTATGAAACAGCCCAAAAAGTCCAATAAATCGGAGATGCTTTCCTAAAACGATAATGCTGGGTTAGGACGGACGCCCTTGCTAAACCTGCGGACGGGCGGCCTAGGTAACCGCAGGAGTCCATCCCTCGACTCCCGTCCAGACGTTTGAACGGGTCGACTCCCATTCCGGATTGTTTCGCCGCCCCCACATGTCTTCCGTTCCCCTCCGCCCTCCAGGTCATCCACAGCTCCACCCCCCGGTCTCTGACCCGCGCAACGAACCCGCGATGGCGCGCCGCCCTCCTCGCGGCGTCGCTCCTGCTCCCGCTCGCCCGCCCAGACTCCACCTCGTCACCGTCCGCCACCACCGCGTACGACGAGCTCCGCCTCCGGGGCTTCCCGCGCGGCCTGCTCCTGGCCAACACGCGCGTGCCTACACGCTCGACGTCGGTTCCCACGACTTCGCCGTCGACCTCCGCTCCGGCTGCCGCATCGTGCTACCCGCGAGGATCTACCTCACCGCCTTCAGCGACAACCTCACGGCTGCCTCGACGACCATCGCATCTCGGGGCTCGACGACATCCGCATCAGGGCCTTCTTCCGCTTGTGGTCCATCACGGGCACCGGCGACTTCGTTTCTCTATGTGGCATCGAGCTCCATGCCGGCGTCGAGCTTCACAACGATaagctccattcgtccaagcagcaaggtgacattgcgctgaaagcgcatgttgtaagCGTGTGTTTTatgtgtttcaattgtttcagaatTATGTTGTAAGggtttcgtatggatgttgcaaaagtagatcgagatgttgcatatgttgtaaattgCAATGGGTGTACACCTATGTTGTAAACGTTTGTTcgtaatgtttcatctgttttttcatacgtatgttgcaaatgtgtttatcgggatgttgcatatgtttcacacatatgttgcaagtgctttatgtttcacacatatgttataagtgttttatctggatgttgcgtatgtgttgcaatggttttcatgtgtttcatgtattttttttcaagtgcttcagatgcatgtttcaaacgtttcatctgtcttcgtacatatgttgcaagtgttgtatctgattgttttaaaagtagatcgggtgttgcgtCTCTGTCCACGCCTTCTGCTGCCTCGACTCGGTGTCTCCTTTTTCTCGATGCTGGTGATGTTCGGGCGGCGTGGACCCGCGTGGGGGCGGGCGGCGTGGGTGGGTGGGGCGCGAGTCGTTCGAGTGGCGCGGAACCCGAGCGAGCGGGGCGTGCAGCACGGAGCAGGCACATGGCGTGGGGAGCAGCGGGTGGCGTGGGTGGGGCGCGAGTCGTTAGAGTGGCACGAAACCCGAGCGAGCGGGGCGTGCGGCACGAAGCAGGCGCGGGGAGCAGCATCCAGACGCGGGCCTAGGACCGGACGTTTGGACGCTAGCCTGTCCGTTCCTAAAAAGCGTTCTACATCTTCTAGAGAGAGGATGCACTATACTATTAACCGGAAAGAATCAAATTGTACAAATGCCATCTTTTGTTAAGTGTATGTATAATGACAAACCGATGGCAACAAAACATTATCAAACTGCTCGGTCGGAGGAATGTTCTTGCGAAACGGCTGCGGATTGGAATCTTTTGCTTAGCGCAAACATTTAACAAACGTAATTGGAACTAGATGAGCACATGTGTGCACATATATAATGCAAGTTATTGCTTCGAATAATCTTATCCTATAAACATATCAGGTGCACGTACGCAATATACTTATATGTGACATTGCACTAAAGAAATGGCAAAAAGAAGAAACCTTTTGTCCTGGACACTCCATTGGAGAAATCAAATAAAAAGAATCCAAAGTGCCGGATTGATCTGATTGTTAAATACTCCTGTTTCCCAATGTGAcagaggctgtgtttagttcccaaaaagtgctacagtagccatcacattgaatcttgcgatacgtgcatggagcattaaatgtagacgaaaaaaaactaattgaaagtttggttgaaaatcgcgggacgaacgttttgagcctaattagtccatgattgaacactaattgccaaataaaaacgaaagtgctacaatagtcaAATTCCCAAATTTTACGAACTAAACACAGCTAGAATATTACGTGCATGGTAATATAAGAATGCATCTTCAGTCAGGAATAAGATAAAGACGGAGTACTGTATAAGCCATCATAGGAGTGCCCATATTTAATTTGGTTATTACCTTGAGTTAATTAATTAACGGACAAAATCTAGTGAGAAGCGAAAGTAACTGAATTTTACAAGGGTAAAGAATGACCAGAAGAAGAGAAGTAGAGTGATGATGGGAACTAGCCTAACCAATGTCCAGAGGTATGCATTAGATATGGCCACAGGTCCTAAAAGGGTAAATTCTATGCATCGGTTCCTTTCCTCTTTTTtttcatctttgccgagggcgacTGGATCGTTTCTGGTTTGTCAAAGCAGTGCTAGGCCGCACTTGATGAGAACTGAAAAGACAAAAGTAGTTGACGAAGAGCAGTTATATACACACACGCAAGCGCCACGTAGGCGTTGATTGTGTATATGTAAGGGATGGCATCGTCCGAAGT encodes:
- the LOC136476433 gene encoding zinc finger CCCH domain-containing protein 56-like isoform X1, which encodes MDYTNAIHIIPDAAGPDAWTNAAPSTGGDAAIWATEDDYRQWNADPGYGDRNPSSRAGSEQPPPGKKARGGGGGSDGGGGSSTSKSRAIGKMFFKTKLCCKFRAGTCPYVTNCNFAHGMEELRKPPPNWQEIVAAHEEATEQREEHQIPIMTSGSVVAGDSGGGGSQGGRAYKGRHCKKFYTEEGCPYGDACTFLHDEQSKARESVAISLSPTVGGGGYNAAASANGVMVQKPSNWKTRICNKWEMTGYCPFGSKCHFAHGSAAIIAELHKYGGGLVDIDGRDIASTPDSKQAGASAKAPAESAAASTAMPPHADVYHLGIQSQRSTIVSQRSGQLQRPIQKWKGPDKISRIYGDWIDENE
- the LOC136476433 gene encoding zinc finger CCCH domain-containing protein 56-like isoform X2 is translated as MDYTNAIHIIPDAAGPDAWTNAAPSTGGDAAIWATEDDYRQWNADPGYGDRNPSSRAGSEQPPPGKKARGGGGGSDGGGGSSTSKSRAIGKMFFKTKLCCKFRAGTCPYVTNCNFAHGMEELRKPPPNWQEIVAAHEEATEQREEHQIPIMTSGSVVAGDSGGGGSQGGRAYKGRHCKKFYTEEGCPYGDACTFLHDEQSKARESVAISLSPTVGGGGYNAAASANGVMVQKPSNWKTRICNKWEMTGYCPFGSKCHFAHGSAELHKYGGGLVDIDGRDIASTPDSKQAGASAKAPAESAAASTAMPPHADVYHLGIQSQRSTIVSQRSGQLQRPIQKWKGPDKISRIYGDWIDENE